The Geotalea uraniireducens Rf4 genome window below encodes:
- a CDS encoding FG-GAP-like repeat-containing protein produces the protein MSRCRFLTWMSLASAAVALVSVFDPGRALAAPVTGPGSVPDYFETPNWANSPPLRKFVDSLAPLGCTTPNTLGQCIPVAVPDTTTYPGSDYYEIEVVQYREQMHSDLPAVVGNKMDPAATGGTLLRGYRQFNTADPNLLTPHYLGPLIVTKKYDPRYAPDAPLPGGGTNGRPVRIKFINSLPTGDGGYLFIPTDTTVMGSGMFEINYDPVTKAPGPTITGDFAQNRATLHLHGGHSPWISDGTPHQWITPAGEVTPYAKGVSVAYVPDMWFDAAGNTIAACAGQTTCGVGGATNNPGAGAQTFYYTNEQSARLLFYHDHSWGITRLNVYVGEAAGYLIEDPVEIALRDGGTINSRTFTAGTIPTAQIPLVIQDKTFVDGNPASPTYVRATDPTWNWGSGTPVGGIRPPVTGDFWWPHVYMPAQNPFNPDLSGMNAMGRWHYAPWFFPPPPICGSDPEAVKPYCIEFGTVANPYYDCGPGGPCTNPGQPPEIPGTPNVSWGAEAFLDTMMVNGTVYPTLPVQAQPYRLRILNASHDRFLNLQLYKATPIVSGITVVTGGTGYTSAPTVALIGGGGTGATAAATIDPATGAVTAIDLLTVGSGYTSPPAVSITGGGGTGVAATAAVYTALTEVGMVPAASTSGFPARWPADGREGGVPDPATRGPAFIQIGTESGFLPAPVLLNNQPVAWNLDPTMFNVGNVLQQADGGGTLFVGPAERADVIVDLTNYAGQTLILYNDAPTAFPALVPQYNYYTGAPDRRDIGGAAPIPPGFGPNVRTVMQITVAGTGGAAPPDDYNPATLNALQTAFAGGATPGVFQSSQEQIPVGQSAYDSTYNTTFPATWPNWGVSRISDSAISFQKVDGTIVSNFKMKAKALHDEMGETFDDYGRMSAKLGLEVPFVNAANQNFILQNYVDPATEVVNNNGVQIWRITHNGVDTHPIHFHLFDVQLLNRVGWDGFIRLPDPNELGWKDTVRISPLEDTIVALRPTTPIVPFSLPNSIRPLNPSTPFGSTMGFSQLDTTTGGDIVPPQTNQLANFGLEYVWHCHILSHEENDMMRSTILNPNTRDDILWRNTSNGLNAFWYLDGVTRTASAYIPSMTDQNWKIVGRGDFNTDGKPDILWRNTSNGQIAVWYMDGVTRTGSAFLPTLTDQNWKIVGVGDSNNDGKPDIFWRNTSNGQNSVWYMNGVTRTGSAYFPVLADQNWKIVGVRDFNDDGKPDIIWRNTSNGQNAVWYMNGVTRTGSAYFPTLTDQSWQIVGTGDFNSDVYPDILWRNTTTGANMTWYLKGITQIGTGTIATLADQNWKIVGQ, from the coding sequence ATGTCCAGGTGCAGATTTTTGACATGGATGAGTCTGGCATCGGCGGCAGTCGCCCTTGTCAGCGTATTTGACCCGGGCCGCGCCCTTGCCGCCCCCGTGACGGGGCCCGGCAGTGTCCCGGACTACTTCGAGACCCCAAACTGGGCCAACAGCCCCCCCCTGAGGAAATTCGTCGACTCGCTGGCGCCTCTGGGGTGCACCACGCCGAACACCCTCGGCCAGTGTATTCCGGTTGCCGTCCCGGATACGACAACCTATCCGGGGTCCGATTACTACGAAATCGAGGTTGTCCAGTATCGCGAGCAGATGCATTCGGATCTTCCTGCGGTCGTCGGCAACAAGATGGACCCTGCAGCCACAGGCGGGACCCTGCTGAGGGGGTACAGGCAGTTCAATACTGCCGATCCCAACCTGTTGACCCCCCACTACCTGGGCCCCCTGATCGTTACCAAGAAATACGATCCGCGATATGCGCCGGACGCACCCTTGCCGGGTGGCGGCACGAATGGGAGACCGGTGCGCATCAAGTTCATCAACAGCCTGCCCACCGGGGACGGCGGCTACCTATTCATCCCGACAGACACCACCGTCATGGGTTCGGGGATGTTTGAGATCAATTATGACCCGGTGACCAAGGCTCCCGGCCCCACGATCACCGGTGATTTCGCGCAGAATCGGGCCACCCTCCACCTCCATGGCGGCCACTCTCCGTGGATCAGCGACGGAACCCCCCACCAGTGGATCACCCCGGCTGGAGAGGTCACGCCCTACGCCAAGGGGGTCAGCGTGGCCTACGTGCCCGATATGTGGTTCGACGCGGCCGGGAACACGATTGCTGCCTGCGCGGGCCAGACGACCTGCGGGGTTGGGGGAGCGACGAACAATCCCGGTGCAGGCGCGCAGACTTTCTACTACACCAATGAGCAGAGCGCCAGGCTGCTCTTCTACCACGACCATTCCTGGGGAATCACCCGCCTCAACGTCTATGTCGGCGAGGCTGCGGGCTACCTGATTGAAGACCCCGTAGAGATTGCCCTGCGCGACGGCGGGACCATCAACAGCCGAACCTTCACCGCCGGGACGATTCCCACCGCCCAGATTCCTCTCGTCATCCAGGACAAGACCTTCGTGGACGGCAACCCGGCCAGCCCGACTTACGTCCGCGCCACTGATCCCACCTGGAACTGGGGATCGGGCACGCCGGTCGGAGGCATTCGCCCGCCGGTCACCGGCGACTTCTGGTGGCCCCATGTCTACATGCCGGCCCAGAACCCGTTCAATCCCGACCTGAGCGGGATGAACGCCATGGGGCGGTGGCACTATGCCCCCTGGTTCTTCCCGCCGCCCCCGATATGCGGGTCCGACCCCGAAGCGGTGAAACCGTACTGCATCGAGTTTGGTACGGTCGCAAACCCCTATTACGACTGCGGCCCTGGCGGCCCTTGCACCAATCCGGGCCAACCGCCGGAGATCCCCGGCACCCCCAACGTATCATGGGGGGCGGAAGCGTTCCTGGACACCATGATGGTCAACGGAACAGTCTACCCGACTCTTCCGGTACAGGCGCAACCTTACCGCCTCCGGATCCTGAACGCCTCACACGACAGGTTCCTCAACCTGCAACTTTATAAAGCCACCCCTATCGTCAGCGGCATCACCGTTGTCACCGGGGGGACCGGTTATACTTCTGCTCCTACGGTCGCCCTCATCGGCGGCGGCGGGACGGGCGCCACTGCAGCAGCGACGATCGATCCGGCAACCGGCGCCGTTACTGCGATCGACCTTCTTACCGTGGGGAGCGGGTATACATCTCCTCCGGCTGTCTCCATCACGGGTGGCGGCGGAACGGGCGTCGCTGCAACAGCAGCAGTTTACACTGCCTTGACGGAAGTAGGCATGGTGCCTGCGGCATCGACCTCGGGCTTCCCTGCAAGGTGGCCGGCGGACGGCAGGGAAGGTGGCGTGCCCGATCCGGCGACGAGGGGCCCCGCGTTCATTCAGATCGGCACCGAAAGTGGCTTCCTGCCGGCGCCGGTGCTACTGAACAACCAGCCTGTTGCCTGGAACCTCGACCCGACCATGTTCAACGTCGGGAACGTTCTCCAGCAGGCCGACGGAGGCGGCACGCTCTTCGTCGGTCCGGCTGAACGGGCGGACGTCATCGTCGACCTCACTAACTACGCCGGTCAGACCCTGATCCTCTACAACGACGCTCCCACCGCTTTCCCGGCGCTCGTCCCACAATATAACTACTACACGGGCGCCCCGGACCGGCGCGACATCGGCGGTGCAGCCCCAATCCCGCCGGGTTTTGGCCCCAACGTCCGGACCGTAATGCAGATCACGGTGGCGGGAACCGGCGGCGCCGCGCCCCCCGATGACTACAACCCGGCGACCCTGAACGCGCTGCAAACTGCCTTTGCCGGCGGTGCGACACCCGGCGTTTTCCAGTCGTCCCAGGAGCAGATCCCCGTGGGGCAGAGTGCCTACGATTCCACTTACAACACCACTTTCCCCGCCACCTGGCCGAACTGGGGCGTATCGAGAATCTCGGATAGCGCAATAAGCTTCCAGAAGGTTGATGGCACAATTGTGAGCAATTTCAAGATGAAGGCCAAGGCCCTCCATGACGAGATGGGCGAGACCTTCGACGACTACGGGCGGATGAGCGCCAAGCTGGGGCTCGAAGTGCCGTTCGTCAACGCCGCGAACCAGAACTTCATCCTCCAGAACTACGTCGATCCGGCCACCGAGGTCGTGAACAACAACGGAGTCCAGATCTGGCGGATCACCCACAACGGCGTGGACACACACCCCATACATTTCCACCTGTTCGACGTGCAGTTGCTCAACAGGGTTGGCTGGGACGGGTTCATCAGGCTCCCCGACCCCAATGAGCTGGGGTGGAAGGACACCGTCAGGATAAGCCCGCTGGAGGACACGATCGTCGCGCTCCGGCCGACCACTCCCATAGTGCCGTTCTCGCTCCCCAACAGCATCCGTCCTCTGAACCCATCTACACCCTTCGGCTCCACGATGGGATTCTCGCAGCTCGACACGACGACAGGCGGAGACATTGTGCCGCCCCAAACGAACCAGTTGGCCAACTTCGGACTGGAATACGTGTGGCACTGTCACATCCTGAGCCACGAAGAGAACGACATGATGCGGTCGACAATACTGAATCCCAACACCAGGGACGACATCCTCTGGAGGAACACCTCTAACGGCCTGAACGCGTTCTGGTACCTGGACGGGGTAACGCGCACGGCGTCTGCATATATTCCCTCAATGACCGATCAGAACTGGAAGATCGTGGGCAGGGGTGATTTCAACACTGACGGCAAACCCGACATCCTCTGGAGGAATACCTCCAACGGCCAGATCGCGGTCTGGTACATGGACGGGGTAACGCGCACCGGATCCGCATTCCTTCCCACATTAACCGATCAAAACTGGAAGATTGTCGGTGTGGGTGACTCCAACAATGACGGAAAACCCGATATCTTCTGGAGAAATACCTCTAACGGCCAGAACTCGGTCTGGTACATGAACGGGGTAACGCGCACGGGGTCCGCTTATTTCCCCGTATTAGCCGACCAGAACTGGAAGATAGTGGGCGTACGCGACTTCAACGATGACGGCAAACCCGACATCATCTGGAGAAATACCTCTAACGGCCAAAATGCGGTCTGGTATATGAACGGAGTAACGCGCACCGGGTCTGCTTATTTCCCCACACTAACCGACCAGAGCTGGCAGATTGTGGGTACCGGGGACTTCAACAGCGATGTCTATCCGGACATCCTGTGGAGGAATACCACTACCGGAGCGAACATGACATGGTATCTGAAAGGGATAACACAGATAGGGACGGGAACGATCGCCACACTTGCAGATCAAAACTGGAAGATTGTGGGACAATAG
- a CDS encoding FKBP-type peptidyl-prolyl cis-trans isomerase produces MKFIFPCVASFMLTVVITPLVIRFAKACKCLDVPGGRRAHKKVTPRWGGVAFFVGVLPFMFMENESGALTSFIVASCFLVGMGIIDDLKSLGWKTKFAGMAIAATIVIFGGNIAVHHIGTYGSLGRLDLGRLSIPFTYLSIIGITNAINLLDGLNGLAGGVSLLGFLFMGIAAVIAGNIVVALVCFAFVGALGAFLLYNFPNARIFMGDSGSTFLGFSLSIMAVFLTQDANSSVDSMFPVLVLLIPIFDTLRVLFVRLLNGKNPFQADNLHLHYLIVENLSPMKVALLFWSLTAVFGSIALTLTGKTSVSYLAVVLYASLLLSLFAISLTQRRPQEKGRLKTLRPAGMSADSSVLMPYDDAGPDFARKGEMMMTLKWLVVLGIVLLTAQVSAGEPQDLKTQKDKVNYAIGVNMINSLKMQGVEIDLDLVIKGMRDAHSGGKLLLPDDELRKSIGVYQTAARQKQAMVRVIAADENKKAGEAFLAANAQKEGVVTLPSGLQYKTLKAGDGMKPTDADTVEVNYRGALINGTEFDSTEPGKPAALKVAQLIAGWKEAMKLMPVGSKWQIFIPSRLAYGERGSGKQIGPNATLVFEVELLAIK; encoded by the coding sequence ATGAAATTCATTTTTCCCTGTGTCGCTTCGTTCATGCTTACTGTCGTTATCACGCCGCTGGTCATCCGCTTTGCGAAGGCTTGCAAGTGCCTGGATGTACCGGGCGGGCGGCGGGCGCACAAAAAGGTAACCCCACGATGGGGGGGAGTGGCGTTCTTTGTCGGAGTGCTGCCATTTATGTTCATGGAAAACGAAAGCGGCGCCCTGACATCCTTCATCGTCGCTTCGTGCTTTCTGGTCGGCATGGGGATCATAGACGACCTTAAATCGCTTGGATGGAAAACGAAATTTGCCGGTATGGCGATAGCTGCAACGATAGTCATATTTGGCGGGAATATCGCTGTGCATCACATCGGGACCTACGGTTCCCTGGGCAGGCTGGACCTGGGGCGGCTCAGTATCCCCTTTACCTACCTAAGCATCATCGGCATAACAAACGCCATCAACCTTCTCGACGGTCTTAACGGCCTTGCCGGCGGTGTATCGCTGCTGGGGTTTCTGTTTATGGGGATTGCCGCTGTCATCGCGGGCAATATCGTGGTTGCATTGGTCTGCTTCGCCTTCGTGGGAGCACTGGGCGCGTTTCTCCTTTATAACTTTCCCAACGCCAGGATCTTCATGGGGGACTCGGGAAGCACCTTTCTGGGCTTCTCCCTTTCCATCATGGCCGTATTCCTGACCCAGGATGCGAACTCGTCCGTGGATTCGATGTTCCCGGTACTCGTGCTTCTCATTCCCATATTCGATACTCTCCGGGTGCTTTTCGTGAGGCTCCTGAACGGAAAAAATCCGTTCCAGGCAGACAACCTTCACCTGCATTACCTGATCGTAGAAAACCTTTCACCTATGAAGGTGGCGCTTCTGTTCTGGTCATTGACGGCAGTGTTCGGCAGTATTGCTCTCACCCTTACCGGCAAGACGTCGGTGTCATACCTTGCCGTAGTGCTGTATGCCTCTTTGCTCTTGAGCCTGTTCGCCATAAGCCTTACACAGAGGCGGCCTCAGGAAAAAGGCCGTCTCAAGACGCTGCGGCCGGCCGGTATGAGCGCGGATTCGTCCGTCCTCATGCCGTATGACGATGCCGGCCCGGACTTTGCCCGAAAAGGAGAGATGATGATGACACTCAAATGGCTGGTGGTCCTGGGAATTGTGCTGCTGACCGCTCAGGTGAGCGCCGGGGAGCCGCAGGACCTCAAAACCCAGAAGGACAAGGTAAATTACGCCATCGGCGTCAACATGATCAACAGCTTGAAGATGCAAGGTGTCGAGATCGACCTGGACCTCGTGATAAAGGGAATGAGGGACGCGCACTCGGGCGGAAAGCTCCTCCTGCCCGATGACGAGCTCCGCAAATCCATAGGCGTGTATCAGACTGCGGCCCGGCAGAAGCAGGCAATGGTCAGGGTGATCGCGGCGGATGAGAACAAGAAGGCGGGCGAGGCGTTCCTGGCTGCGAATGCGCAGAAGGAAGGGGTGGTGACCCTGCCGAGCGGGTTGCAGTACAAGACCCTCAAGGCTGGTGACGGCATGAAACCGACGGATGCGGACACGGTGGAGGTCAACTACCGGGGGGCTCTCATCAACGGGACCGAGTTTGACAGTACCGAACCAGGGAAACCCGCGGCCTTGAAGGTTGCCCAACTCATCGCCGGCTGGAAGGAGGCGATGAAGCTCATGCCGGTGGGCTCGAAGTGGCAGATCTTCATTCCTTCCCGGCTCGCTTACGGTGAGCGGGGATCGGGAAAACAAATCGGGCCGAACGCAACGCTCGTTTTTGAAGTGGAGCTCCTCGCCATCAAGTGA